A region of the Carya illinoinensis cultivar Pawnee chromosome 16, C.illinoinensisPawnee_v1, whole genome shotgun sequence genome:
cactcattgaggagtgttttctgataacctacccactatcagcttttgtatcagaaaaatagtgtgtataacccttgtgcgtgtagaaagtattctacacgggaaatagttgaatcaccacgtgtaaggtaattgcaagtgtagagggtgttctacacggatcctttgtagcggtgttgttcaaatgtgtaataggtttctatctccacttgaaggaggttgaatagtgaatttgagaatcctcaaggggtagcttgaggcgaggacgtaggcagtggggccgaacctcattaacatactgagtttgcttctctcttacccttactctttatatttattgttatttcatattttgtttatattttatattatatatttgatttataattgttattttttttaatacaactcaattcatcccccctcttgtgttagtcatctgggcaacaaagaACAAATAAGATACAATTTCAACACCGCTTAAAATGGAAAAGAAGctaaaaaataacaacaaaactCATAGTGTTGTCCACTTTGCCATGAGTGAAGCTCCAATGACTCTAGTGCTTGAGAGAGTTGAGAGAAACAAAGGGATGGGAGAGAAAGGGAGCTTTAGTTTGCTCACCAAGGGGTGGCGTGGGGCaagccgggggggggggggaggggaacAGGAGAATAGAGATCGGGTTGGGGGAAGGCGGCAAAATTAATGAAAACGCgctttatgtaattatattgttaaTTTTTGTGTCTTCTTATTAGTGATAGGTgtaaaatagttaaaaacaCCCGTCCGGCTCCTAATGCCTCACTTATCGTAATCACTAACTAGGTCTAAATTCCTAATAATTGCCTAACTAAAATGATTAGAATCTGACCAAAAAGTTGTGTATAACGTTTTGACTAATTGTGAGGCATAGTAGTTTAAGGAAGTAAGAAAGTGACTAAGCATATATTTGGAACAACAAAGATCATTATCCAGCTAGCTTTGGGCGGTAGAGCCTTAATTAATGAGGTAGCAAAGTGGGCTGCCATGTGTCAAGCCCGGATTGGGCCATTTGGTGCCACATCATCACAGAAATTTTTATCActctaaaaatttctaaaaattctAACTAAAACAATGgagctagtttttttttttttttcacattataCTCCCAAGTACCTCTAATAATTCCTAGAAGTTAGCCCAACTAAAAGGTCATAATGAATTCGTGGCCTAAAATTTAGCCCAACCCGTGACCTCTGTGGTTTAATATTCACATTTAATTTTTCTAGATTCCTACTTTTCCTTCTGGTGTCTCATATATttaatctattatataataaaaaaatattttacaatttaacatatcacTTCAAATCATTTAAGActgtaaattaatttttcttttctaattcttTTGTAAACTAACAATTTCCATTAATAAACTATGTATAGAAAACGCCATGCCCTAGGAATATCAGAACATGTAGATGTGGTGGGCCATTCCTTATTAATGGAGGATCCATGGGTCCCCAATATTTACCTTCTTGATATTGTAATATGACACACATTTTTCCTTGATCACATCTGCGACTGCTTTACTAGATTTGTATCCACaccagagagaaaaagaaaaagaaaatgaaagagagacATCAGGGATATTTTACAAAGTCCTTTTATGCTCTAGCTTTAAGACATCACATGATAAGCTTAGCCCTATGATGTTAAGAACTTATCCACCTTAGCATTACTGCCTCGTGACAAGAACTTCATACAAATCGGTGGCTTGACCCCAGCCAGAGCAAGGATAGAAGCAGGCAAAGTCCATATCCCTTCCCCACAGATCAAACCAGATGCTACTGCAGGGCCAAAAGCATCAGCCTTGCTCTTGTTTATCTTCTCCCAGATGAACAGtattaagcttccaacacaCATGTCAATGGCAAAATATGGTCCTATGTAGAAGGGTATTGCCATTGCCATTGGAAGTGGAATGTACCTTCCCCACTTCTTATCCACTCTATCTCTTATCAAATTTATCAGAATGGCTGCACCAAAGAACACGTAACAAAGGAGAAGGCAATTCTTTGGTAGACTTGAAAAGCCGTCAACCCCCACAATAGCCATGTTACGGAACACAATAGCATATGGTGCAGCATATTCACTTCCAGGAACTCCAATGTCATCAAAAGCATTGTAAAAGAGCCAAAACACAGAAGGTGCAATTACACAACCCATTGCTGTGCCAATTAGTTGACTCACAAACATGGCACGTGGTGAAGCCAGTGTTAAGTAACCAGTCTTAAAATCCTGCATTAGGTCAGAGGCCGTAGAGACAATGTTCATCATAACTCCACAAGCTGCTAGGCCAGCAAGTACTCCACCATGTGAAGCACCAGCCCATGCTCCGATAGTAAAGATGGCCAGCTTTCCATAGGTGGATGCCAGGGACCAATCAGTAAGCCCACAACCATAGGCATTACAGAAAGCCAATGCGGGTGCAAATATATAGATGACCAATATGTAATACCATTTGAGTTGATGAAAGATATGTGGAAGAGTGCCTATAGAGATTGCAGCAATAGCAACATAACCTCCAATGGCAAACCATGGGggaatttgatctttgagaaAGAGTTGGCTGCGACGCTTGTCATCATATGAGAGCTGAGAGCTTTTAGGTGAAGAATGGTCTGCAACAGGGAGTTCAGAGCTCAATTTTTTGGTCAGGAGCTGATGAGACAAGCCTAAGATGGTTTGACTTAGAACCTTGAGAAAGTTATATAAACCGTCACCCAGGATCAAGGCTATGGCGATAAATACCTGAAAAAGGATATAAATTAAGTTCTCAATATTTTGAAAAGTGTTGACAGGGAATGAAAATTAGAGGTGGTACCTGTCTCATTTAGTGGAAACTTACCTTGAAAGCTTGAAGACCAAACATGCTATCTGATTTGAGGTTTGCAGGATACCAGTCACCCTTCCTATTTTCTATGAGAGGCCACATCAGACCCCAAGAAAGAATCCCTCCCACCAGCACTGATACATTTATGATATAGGGGCAAATCATTCCGACTCCAACATATGTTGCAgagaaatcaaaataaaatctgGGGGATAATCATATTTCCACATTAGCCAAAATGAATGTAGGGTTTAGTAGAGCAAAATGCTTATCAGATGAAAATTGTTCTTTGCATCAagtaaaacaaatttttattaagaggaaagaaaaaaaatgattctaGATGTACCTATATTTATATGCCTGGAGCCCTAGTGAAGGGAACTTTAAAAATCCACAGTTGTCTCCAGCAGTGTAGAACCATTGAAAGAAACCCCATAAAAAGCTGAAGGTGAAAAATTTTCCCAATGCTTTCACTTGTTTCCTGTAAAGTAGAATAAAAGAAGACAGCTTTTATAATTTCCATAGGGTCAAGTTTAACCAGAAGCCGTAAGTGTCGGGTGCCGTACTTTGCTAATTTTGCTCCATGAGGTGTGTGGAAGCTGTTGATGAGATGAGCAGTGGCAGTACCACTGGGATACGTCAGTTTGAAGTCTATGATCATAATCtgaaaccaaaataaacaaTGTCATTCTAGAAAAATGGGAATATGATAAGGTTTTGTTCTGTTCAATGAATTATTTTTGTTCCCTTTTCACCCCCACCCCCACAAGCATAACATGTATTCACATTTCACAGAACAAGCGTAAATATGCTGCCACATACCCTTCGAAGAGGCACCACCGAGAAGAGTCCTAGAAAGCtgacaacaaagagaaagcCGATGATCCATCCTAATGATGGGTTTTTGAAATCATGAGTATCTGATGATTGTTCAGAAATGCGTTTACTCATTCCAAAGAGGTAACTTCCAAAGCCTCCTGTTATTACAAATCAATTAAAAGTAGTAGTTTTCAGTCTGCAAGTTAAGGTTATTAGCTAGAGGAAAACAATATTACTTCTGGAGtacagaaaatgaattttacccATGAGATATTGATTGTCAGACTATCATCATGAGATATGGTTGTAAACTTCTAGATCAGTCATCACAACTCAGAATCTTTGTGCAACACACTCAAACTAGGTCATCCATACTCTAGTTTTCAGATATTTTGAAAAACTCAACATAGtttttaacaataaaataaaaagaaagattttAATGTCCATAATCCCAATGCATTCATGTTCACAcgcatatgtgtatatatatgtataagaaTTCATCACAAATCAGACTTGTTATTGACACTTGACAATAAATTGTACCGATAAGGAACCCTGAGGGGTATCTCAATTGgtcaggccttgggtttgctccccaatggttactagttcgagtcccctcagggccactggaggtttacttggccgttaacttcagggccccgtgggattagtcgaggtgcacGTAAGCTCGCCCGGACACCTAAggacatcaaaaaaaaaaaaaaaaaaaaaaattgtaccgATAAGGATCATGGACTTGAGTGGATATAGTACTCTGATGGAACCTTAGAAAAAGTGACCACCAATCGCCTCAGAAAATCAACTAAGCTAGTTTTATTGCAATTCTTGATGaacagatatatttttttaatttcagtcGCTCAATGTAGTCAAGTCTTAGCATATGAAATTTGCATAGGAAAGCAGGATTTGGTTAATTAAACCTCTAATCTCAATTTTCCCAAAATGAACAGAGCTGAAACATCCCACTGATAAAGTTTATTAGCTTCATTTAGACCTTCACTTTT
Encoded here:
- the LOC122299472 gene encoding probable metal-nicotianamine transporter YSL5 isoform X1, with the protein product MGRNEVEDKVENVVDPEDEHNGDPGDKKLKQEVGEISVERLFEDQEVPSWRKQLTMRAFVVSFFLSILFTFIVMKLNLTTGIIPSLNVSAGLLGFFFVRTWTRLLHKSGLLKQPFTRQENTVIQTCVVASSGIAFSGGFGSYLFGMSKRISEQSSDTHDFKNPSLGWIIGFLFVVSFLGLFSVVPLRRIMIIDFKLTYPSGTATAHLINSFHTPHGAKLAKKQVKALGKFFTFSFLWGFFQWFYTAGDNCGFLKFPSLGLQAYKYRFYFDFSATYVGVGMICPYIINVSVLVGGILSWGLMWPLIENRKGDWYPANLKSDSMFGLQAFKVFIAIALILGDGLYNFLKVLSQTILGLSHQLLTKKLSSELPVADHSSPKSSQLSYDDKRRSQLFLKDQIPPWFAIGGYVAIAAISIGTLPHIFHQLKWYYILVIYIFAPALAFCNAYGCGLTDWSLASTYGKLAIFTIGAWAGASHGGVLAGLAACGVMMNIVSTASDLMQDFKTGYLTLASPRAMFVSQLIGTAMGCVIAPSVFWLFYNAFDDIGVPGSEYAAPYAIVFRNMAIVGVDGFSSLPKNCLLLCYVFFGAAILINLIRDRVDKKWGRYIPLPMAMAIPFYIGPYFAIDMCVGSLILFIWEKINKSKADAFGPAVASGLICGEGIWTLPASILALAGVKPPICMKFLSRGSNAKVDKFLTS
- the LOC122299472 gene encoding probable metal-nicotianamine transporter YSL8 isoform X2, yielding MSKRISEQSSDTHDFKNPSLGWIIGFLFVVSFLGLFSVVPLRRIMIIDFKLTYPSGTATAHLINSFHTPHGAKLAKKQVKALGKFFTFSFLWGFFQWFYTAGDNCGFLKFPSLGLQAYKYRFYFDFSATYVGVGMICPYIINVSVLVGGILSWGLMWPLIENRKGDWYPANLKSDSMFGLQAFKVFIAIALILGDGLYNFLKVLSQTILGLSHQLLTKKLSSELPVADHSSPKSSQLSYDDKRRSQLFLKDQIPPWFAIGGYVAIAAISIGTLPHIFHQLKWYYILVIYIFAPALAFCNAYGCGLTDWSLASTYGKLAIFTIGAWAGASHGGVLAGLAACGVMMNIVSTASDLMQDFKTGYLTLASPRAMFVSQLIGTAMGCVIAPSVFWLFYNAFDDIGVPGSEYAAPYAIVFRNMAIVGVDGFSSLPKNCLLLCYVFFGAAILINLIRDRVDKKWGRYIPLPMAMAIPFYIGPYFAIDMCVGSLILFIWEKINKSKADAFGPAVASGLICGEGIWTLPASILALAGVKPPICMKFLSRGSNAKVDKFLTS
- the LOC122299472 gene encoding probable metal-nicotianamine transporter YSL8 isoform X3 yields the protein MIIDFKLTYPSGTATAHLINSFHTPHGAKLAKKQVKALGKFFTFSFLWGFFQWFYTAGDNCGFLKFPSLGLQAYKYRFYFDFSATYVGVGMICPYIINVSVLVGGILSWGLMWPLIENRKGDWYPANLKSDSMFGLQAFKVFIAIALILGDGLYNFLKVLSQTILGLSHQLLTKKLSSELPVADHSSPKSSQLSYDDKRRSQLFLKDQIPPWFAIGGYVAIAAISIGTLPHIFHQLKWYYILVIYIFAPALAFCNAYGCGLTDWSLASTYGKLAIFTIGAWAGASHGGVLAGLAACGVMMNIVSTASDLMQDFKTGYLTLASPRAMFVSQLIGTAMGCVIAPSVFWLFYNAFDDIGVPGSEYAAPYAIVFRNMAIVGVDGFSSLPKNCLLLCYVFFGAAILINLIRDRVDKKWGRYIPLPMAMAIPFYIGPYFAIDMCVGSLILFIWEKINKSKADAFGPAVASGLICGEGIWTLPASILALAGVKPPICMKFLSRGSNAKVDKFLTS